One genomic segment of Ignavibacteriota bacterium includes these proteins:
- a CDS encoding PQQ-like beta-propeller repeat protein: MKNIINKILLFIFLSQNFALAQNNFSFKKLLDKNNYSEKRELQINIYKDGIEQYQFKKVLVAYQSIPQILILDSNKFCLTFSQEGLVEFYENNQIQNLHYFYKSHQQNEQSIISANNKSSLAILVSENHQNKIYLFNHNGESQDSFDVEGGIVSGLSISNYSELIAASYYKWENDNLKNQTLILNRTNGNSFFINDKFSTGKFKDDGKLFLGFTNKNSFCFDLENNKLLWNETLLDNEIYLDGIWANENSILIKSKNAEFLNGSWVYHDAEIFSKTKSGEKRILNKLNSSFRKLTFKNTNYTLKLNIDGNLIELDRQTN; encoded by the coding sequence ATGAAAAATATTATAAATAAAATTTTACTATTCATTTTTCTTAGTCAAAATTTTGCTTTAGCTCAGAATAATTTTTCTTTTAAAAAGTTATTAGATAAAAATAATTATTCAGAAAAACGCGAGTTACAAATCAATATTTATAAAGATGGGATTGAGCAATATCAATTCAAAAAAGTATTAGTTGCTTATCAATCAATTCCGCAAATATTAATTTTAGATAGTAACAAATTTTGTTTAACTTTTTCTCAAGAAGGTTTAGTAGAATTTTACGAAAATAATCAAATTCAAAATCTGCATTATTTTTATAAATCACATCAGCAAAATGAGCAAAGTATAATTTCTGCAAATAACAAAAGTAGTTTGGCAATTCTCGTTTCAGAAAATCATCAGAATAAAATTTATTTATTTAATCACAATGGAGAATCCCAAGATTCTTTTGATGTTGAAGGTGGAATTGTTTCCGGATTGTCAATCTCAAACTATAGTGAATTAATCGCAGCATCGTATTACAAATGGGAAAACGATAATCTTAAAAACCAAACATTAATTTTAAATAGAACAAATGGAAATTCTTTTTTTATAAATGATAAATTTTCAACCGGGAAATTTAAAGATGATGGAAAATTATTTTTAGGATTCACAAATAAAAATTCATTTTGCTTTGATTTAGAAAATAATAAATTACTTTGGAACGAAACTTTATTGGATAATGAAATTTATTTAGACGGAATTTGGGCTAATGAAAATTCAATTTTGATAAAATCGAAAAATGCTGAATTCCTAAATGGTAGTTGGGTTTATCATGATGCGGAAATTTTTTCTAAAACTAAATCCGGTGAAAAAAGAATATTAAATAAATTGAATTCGTCTTTCCGAAAATTAACTTTTAAAAATACTAATTATACACTAAAGCTAAATATCGATGGTAACTTAATTGAATTAGATAGACAAACTAATTAA